The Deltaproteobacteria bacterium genome segment GTCAGCTACATGTTCGCGGGCCTCTTGCTCGGTAACCGGCTGGACGCACTCCGCCCCTGGCGCACGCTCGGTATCACCTGCATTTTCTGGTCAACGGTGGCAGGAGCCGGGGCATTCGCACCCGATTTCACCTTCCTTGCCACGACACGTCTCCTCCTTGGCGTCGCCGAAGCAGTCTATGTCTCCATTGCGCCGGTACTCGTGGCGCTCCTGTATCCCGAACACCGCCGTACCAGAATGCTGTCTGTCTTTTCACTGGCGATCCCCGTGGGATCCGCAATGGGCTTCGCCCTTGGCGGTGTGCTGGGCGAGGCCGTGGGCTGGCGCGTCTCGCTCATGATTACCGGCTTCGGCTCGATTCCGCTCGGACTGCTGGCGCTCCGCATGGCCGAACCGGAGAGCCGGCCCGCGGCAGCCAGTGAACGCCACCCGCTCCTTTCCTCCATTGCCCGCCTGATGAGGGACAGCCGTTACCGGGCCGTTGCCCTTGGCGGCGCGGCGGCAACCTTCACCTTGGGGGCCTATGCCCTGTGGCTCCCGACCGACCTCGTCCGCCGGTTCAGCCTGCCGGTGGGGACCGCCGGGATTCTCTCCGGCGGCGTCATCGCCGGAATGTCGCTGGTTGGAACACTCGCCGGCGGACTCGCCGCCGAGCGGCTAGAGCGCAAGTCCCCGTGGGCGATTTACTGGATTCCTGCCGCAGGGCTTCTCATGGGAGCCTTTGCGGCGCTGCCCTACTTCTTTGTCCAGAGCATAATACCCGCCCTCGCCGCGCTGGCTGTCTCCGTGCTGCTCATCTTTGTCCATGTGGGCCCCACGCAGCGGGCCATCCTTAACCGCTCGCCAGAGGGATTTGCGGCCATGGCGTTCGCCTTCAATGTCTTTTTCATCCATGCGGCTGGGGACGTCTGGAGCCAGCCGCTTACCGGCTGGCTGTCCGATCGGGCCGTCTCGGCGGGACAGACTCCCGCCGGTGCACTCCGGGACGCACTGTTCTGGGTCGGAGTTCCGGCTCTTTTCGCGGGAAGTTTCTTCTTTTTCCGGGGTGGCCAGATCGAACGGCTGGAAAATCGGCCGCCCGCTTTATCCGGCGGCTAACGTCGCCACAATCTTTGCCCGCGCCCGGGCCGCAAACCGGGCCGAACCGGCAGTGGCCGTGATCTGCCTGAGGGCAGCGGGGGGGTCCGGCCACAGTTTTTCCAGTTCCGCAGCGAGCGAACCGGCATGGGCGAGCAGTTCGAAAAATCCGTACCGCCGGGGAACAAGCCCTTGACGGTCGGCACCTTCCATCTCCTCATCCAGCGACGCAGCCGAGCTCCGGGCGAGCGTGACCAGCCCTTCAGCGGCGGCAACGAGTTTGCCGACGACGGCCGCCCGGTCCGTGTTACCGGCGGCAGAGCCAGCGAGTTCGCGGGAAAAGCGCCTGACCGACGCCGCGAGCCAGCTCGCCATCAGTGCATCTTCCCACTGGCGGAACGGCTTGACGATTTCAGTCCATCCATTCGTCTTGATGCCCGCAGGCCCAAGCCGCGAGCCGGAAGGAACCCGTACTTTCTCCATCGTGAGTATCCCGTGGGGAGCGGATCCGGTGACGCCGTGAAGCGGCATCTCCGTCACCGTAAGGCCCGGCGTATTGCGGGAAACAGCGAACACGCCGAGATCACGGCCGCCAGGGGCTTCCCCGCAAACGGCAAGGACAAGAAAAAGCGTGCCCACTGGCCCGCCAGTCGTGAACGCCTTGCTGCCGGTAATCGTCCAGAAGCCCTCGCCGTCTTTTGCGGCACAGGTCGAAATCTTCCCCGGATGGGATCCCACTCCCTGCTCGCTGGCTCCCATACAGAAAAGGCCCGGCTCCGAAGCGTGCAACAGCTCCGGCGCCAGGCGGCGGAGCACCATGAAACCCATGACGTAGTGAACCGTGAGGGTGAGCGAAACGCCGGGGTCCATGCCCCCGCGGGTAAGGCCCTCCATCACTGCGGCCGCACAGGCCGGTGACGGGAGTTTTTCGCCCGGAACCAGCCAGCCCCGGCTATTCAGGATCGCCAGCAGCCTTGTCCACTCACCGGGATTCGCCGGCCGCTGAAGCTCCTTCAGCAGGCCGCCGGCCAGGGCGGCCGCTTCGCCAGACAGTGCATCAACAGCAGGCATTGGAAAACCTCCGGACCCGCATACTATAGCAGCCGGGCTCCCCACGAGCCCCAGCGAAAGGAAACCCCGCATGGATCCCCGCTCCCTCAAAGTCGCCGAGATGTTCGCCAATCTCAAGGATACGGCCCGCGCCGATGCCATCCTCAACGATCTTTACGATCCTGCATGCGTCTTCATGGATCCGATCCAGAAGGCCGAGGGACTGGAGGCGATCCGGGCGATGAACCGCAGGCTGGCCACCAAGATGGGCCCGGTCACGGTAAAGCTGCTCGGCGATGCGCTGGAAGACCGAACGCTTGTGATCCGCTGGGTGATGACCTTCAAGGCGCCGTTCATGCGGAAGTCCGGCAACCTGGAGGGTGTTTCCTGGATGGAGTTCAATGCCGCCGGCAAATGCACCAGACACACTGACTACTGGGACATGGGTGGACTGCTGGATGAGGTGATTCCCATCGCCAAACCCCTGCATGACGTGGTGCGAAAACTGGCGGGGTGACCGGACGGCCGTCAGGCGGGAATGCTGGCGTATTCCGCGCAACCGTAATAGTCGCTGATCTCATGGGTTTCGCCGGCCGCATCCATGATCCGGCCCCGGAACCGGCCGCATTTCTGGTGATAAATCCCGAATGGGCGCAGGCTTACCGTCTTCCCGCCTTCGGGAAAGAATGTCACGTCGATGTTCCCGGCTTCGTCAGTGGCCCGCCACGGCTTCATGGGATCGCCCCAGTCGGCCTCGAAGTGCACCGGATCGCAGACTGAAAGCCGGTTATCCACCCACAGGCAATTTTCAGCCCAGTAGGAGTCCGGCTTCTGCGGCGTGTGCGCGAGGTCGGCACCGACCAGCCGCCCTTTCCGGTCGAAACCGCCGAAGTTGAACCAGCGGTAGTTCAGGCCCTGCAAGCTCGGATGCAGCTTCAGGTCATCCATGTTGGCAATATCCCGGTCCGGACGGAATTCGAGACGGTCACTCCCGATACGCAGCGAGCCCTCGACCGGCATCTGTGCCTTGTGGTTATAGATGAATCCGCCGCCACGGATGGGCGACATGAGCACCAGCGGCTGGATCCTTCCCGGTTCCTCATGCCACACGAGTTTTCCCTGCACGGCCGGCTTCTGCCCGCTGGCGGCGATATCGATACTGACCTCGTGATGGCCCAGTTCCAGCCGGTGCACGATTTCCAGCCGGTATCCCCGGCCGTCAAACCGGGTGAGGGAATCCCATGTCGATGCGGGTACACAGGCCTGCCCGCGAAATCCGGGCCGGTCATGGGAAAAGTAGAATCCGGTTTTCCGGTTGTACCCGTATACGACGGCGAGCGAAGCTGCCTTCGCATCGACGACGATCATTCCCAGATACCAGTCCGGGTGGGCGATTCCGGCTCCGATCCATTCGACGAGCAGCGGCGGCGACGGCCAGCTTTTCCCGGCCCCGCGCAGCAGCGCCGATTCCGCGAGGTTCATGTCCCGGACGGGAGCGGTAAACATCCCGAGCCGGATCAGCCCGTTCTCGACGATCCGTTCCGGTGCGGGCTCCGGGGAAATCCGCTGCTCTCCCGGCTTTCGGGAACTTTGGTAGTAACGGGATTCCGGCCCGATCATCCGTAAAACCTGCCTTGCACAGCGTAACCGGTGTTGTTCCGGGATGTCGAACCGGCTCAATTACTCCACGAACTTCAGGATCTCTTTTTCGTACCGTTTCGCATCCGACACGCCGAGGGCGACGGTTTCGCGGATCTTGACGGGACTCGTGTAGTCCCATTTCCGGATGGGTATTTCGGCCGATGGTGCCAGGTAAAGCCGGTTTGGTGCTTTAGGCAGAAGTTCCGGGCGTGTCGGCCGGGAAAGGAGGACCAGCACCTTTTGCTCCTGTGCCACGGGAGAAAGTGCCCGCACCGGCACGTTATCCACCAGCCCCCCGTCCACGTACGGCTGTCCATCATAGCGGTGAATATCGGTAAGCGGCGGGGTGGAAGATGCAGACAGCACCCAGGTCACGACGTCCTCCAGGGACCCGGCCTCCTGCGCCGTGACAACCCGGCTCGCCAGGCCCGGAAACGGCTCGTCCGGTCCGTGCACACGCTGGTGCTTGCGCCGCTCGTAGTTCCACGCAGCCCGCAGCCAGGTGGACACCATCGGATTGCCCTTCCGTATATAAGCCAGGAGAAACCGAACCGGTCCTGCGTCCTTCAGCCGGTCCCATGCGCCGCCAGTGAGGAGTGTCCGCAGGGCCATGCTGTACATGTCGTTGTGGGGAAAAGGCCGCTGGCCCCGAAATATCCATTCGGGATACACGTTGCGGGGGTTTTTCGAGGTCAGGTCGCAAAAGAGATTTACGGTTTCTTCCGCCTGCCCGGAAGCGGCGCAAATCGCCATCGCCGAACCGGCAGATGTTCCCGCCCACTCGTCAACCGGAGGCAGTCGGCCGCGAACGGCCTCGAACAGCCCGAGTTCCCAGAACGTACGGGCCCCTCCACCCGCAAAAACCACCGATATCCCTGATCCCATGGCCGTAGCCTCCCTGAACCAGAGGCTTCTGATCCGGCCAGTTCCGGGAGGCAAGTGCGGGTTGCACTCCGGCCGGCTTTCTGATTGGCTGGAAGCACCAACCGGGCAGGGACCAAATGGGGATTGCAGAATGAATGCGTATAACGGTGGAAGATTTGCCGCACTGCTGCTCGTGGTATTGGCGGCCGGATGTGCCTCTCCGGAAATCCGGGCAGCCGGAGCGGACAAGGAGCAGGAGGCCAGGCTCGCCCGCGGCGAAGTGCTCACCTCCTCGACCACTGACCCGCTCACGAAGGCGAACCTCGGAATCGTT includes the following:
- a CDS encoding MFS transporter, which produces MTTETADRRPPDAAWTFTLLVLLNLANYIDRQSLSALLPLVNAELGLSDTQGGQLGSLFLVSYMFAGLLLGNRLDALRPWRTLGITCIFWSTVAGAGAFAPDFTFLATTRLLLGVAEAVYVSIAPVLVALLYPEHRRTRMLSVFSLAIPVGSAMGFALGGVLGEAVGWRVSLMITGFGSIPLGLLALRMAEPESRPAAASERHPLLSSIARLMRDSRYRAVALGGAAATFTLGAYALWLPTDLVRRFSLPVGTAGILSGGVIAGMSLVGTLAGGLAAERLERKSPWAIYWIPAAGLLMGAFAALPYFFVQSIIPALAALAVSVLLIFVHVGPTQRAILNRSPEGFAAMAFAFNVFFIHAAGDVWSQPLTGWLSDRAVSAGQTPAGALRDALFWVGVPALFAGSFFFFRGGQIERLENRPPALSGG
- a CDS encoding acyl-CoA dehydrogenase family protein, with amino-acid sequence MPAVDALSGEAAALAGGLLKELQRPANPGEWTRLLAILNSRGWLVPGEKLPSPACAAAVMEGLTRGGMDPGVSLTLTVHYVMGFMVLRRLAPELLHASEPGLFCMGASEQGVGSHPGKISTCAAKDGEGFWTITGSKAFTTGGPVGTLFLVLAVCGEAPGGRDLGVFAVSRNTPGLTVTEMPLHGVTGSAPHGILTMEKVRVPSGSRLGPAGIKTNGWTEIVKPFRQWEDALMASWLAASVRRFSRELAGSAAGNTDRAAVVGKLVAAAEGLVTLARSSAASLDEEMEGADRQGLVPRRYGFFELLAHAGSLAAELEKLWPDPPAALRQITATAGSARFAARARAKIVATLAAG
- a CDS encoding nuclear transport factor 2 family protein, which encodes MDPRSLKVAEMFANLKDTARADAILNDLYDPACVFMDPIQKAEGLEAIRAMNRRLATKMGPVTVKLLGDALEDRTLVIRWVMTFKAPFMRKSGNLEGVSWMEFNAAGKCTRHTDYWDMGGLLDEVIPIAKPLHDVVRKLAG
- a CDS encoding DUF2804 family protein, which gives rise to MIGPESRYYQSSRKPGEQRISPEPAPERIVENGLIRLGMFTAPVRDMNLAESALLRGAGKSWPSPPLLVEWIGAGIAHPDWYLGMIVVDAKAASLAVVYGYNRKTGFYFSHDRPGFRGQACVPASTWDSLTRFDGRGYRLEIVHRLELGHHEVSIDIAASGQKPAVQGKLVWHEEPGRIQPLVLMSPIRGGGFIYNHKAQMPVEGSLRIGSDRLEFRPDRDIANMDDLKLHPSLQGLNYRWFNFGGFDRKGRLVGADLAHTPQKPDSYWAENCLWVDNRLSVCDPVHFEADWGDPMKPWRATDEAGNIDVTFFPEGGKTVSLRPFGIYHQKCGRFRGRIMDAAGETHEISDYYGCAEYASIPA
- a CDS encoding patatin-like phospholipase family protein, with product MGSGISVVFAGGGARTFWELGLFEAVRGRLPPVDEWAGTSAGSAMAICAASGQAEETVNLFCDLTSKNPRNVYPEWIFRGQRPFPHNDMYSMALRTLLTGGAWDRLKDAGPVRFLLAYIRKGNPMVSTWLRAAWNYERRKHQRVHGPDEPFPGLASRVVTAQEAGSLEDVVTWVLSASSTPPLTDIHRYDGQPYVDGGLVDNVPVRALSPVAQEQKVLVLLSRPTRPELLPKAPNRLYLAPSAEIPIRKWDYTSPVKIRETVALGVSDAKRYEKEILKFVE